The following coding sequences are from one Neovison vison isolate M4711 chromosome X, ASM_NN_V1, whole genome shotgun sequence window:
- the TIMM17B gene encoding mitochondrial import inner membrane translocase subunit Tim17-B isoform X1 has translation MEEYAREPCPWRIVDDCGGAFTMGVIGGGVFQAIKGFRNAPVGIRHRMRGSVNAVRIRAPQIGGSFAVWGGLFSTIDCGLVRLRGKEDPWNSITSGALTGAVLAARSGPLAMVGSAMMGGILLALIEGVGILLTRYTAQQFRNAPPFLEDPSQLPPKEGTPAPGYPSYQQYH, from the exons CCCATGGCGAATCGTGGACGATTGCGGTGGAGCCTTCACTATGGGTGTTATCGGCGGTGGAGTCTTCCAGGCCATCAAGGGCTTCCGCAATGCCCCTGTC GGAATTCGGCACCGAATGAGAGGCAGTGTCAATGCTGTGAGGATCCGAGCCCCCCAGATTGGAG GTAGCTTCGCGGTGTGGGGGGGCCTGTTCTCCACCATCGACTGTGGCCTGGTGCGCCTGCGGGGCAAAGAAGACCCCTGGAACTCCATCACCAGTGGAGCACTGACCGGGGCTGTGCTGGCAGCCCGCA gtGGCCCACTGGCCATGGTGGGCTCGGCCATGATGGGGGGCATCCTCTTGGCCCTCATAGAGGGTGTTGGTATCCTCCTTACTCGCTACACAGCTCAGCAGTTTCGCAACG CACCCCCGTTCCTGGAGGACCCCAGCCAGCTGCCCCCTAAGGAGGGTACCCCAGCCCCAGGCTATCCCAGCTATCAGCAGTATCACTGA
- the TIMM17B gene encoding mitochondrial import inner membrane translocase subunit Tim17-B isoform X2, producing the protein MGVIGGGVFQAIKGFRNAPVGIRHRMRGSVNAVRIRAPQIGGSFAVWGGLFSTIDCGLVRLRGKEDPWNSITSGALTGAVLAARSGPLAMVGSAMMGGILLALIEGVGILLTRYTAQQFRNAPPFLEDPSQLPPKEGTPAPGYPSYQQYH; encoded by the exons ATGGGTGTTATCGGCGGTGGAGTCTTCCAGGCCATCAAGGGCTTCCGCAATGCCCCTGTC GGAATTCGGCACCGAATGAGAGGCAGTGTCAATGCTGTGAGGATCCGAGCCCCCCAGATTGGAG GTAGCTTCGCGGTGTGGGGGGGCCTGTTCTCCACCATCGACTGTGGCCTGGTGCGCCTGCGGGGCAAAGAAGACCCCTGGAACTCCATCACCAGTGGAGCACTGACCGGGGCTGTGCTGGCAGCCCGCA gtGGCCCACTGGCCATGGTGGGCTCGGCCATGATGGGGGGCATCCTCTTGGCCCTCATAGAGGGTGTTGGTATCCTCCTTACTCGCTACACAGCTCAGCAGTTTCGCAACG CACCCCCGTTCCTGGAGGACCCCAGCCAGCTGCCCCCTAAGGAGGGTACCCCAGCCCCAGGCTATCCCAGCTATCAGCAGTATCACTGA